From Salvelinus sp. IW2-2015 linkage group LG33, ASM291031v2, whole genome shotgun sequence, one genomic window encodes:
- the LOC111957502 gene encoding cytotoxic granule associated RNA binding protein TIA1 isoform X2, whose amino-acid sequence MNGRKIMGKEVKVNWATTPSSQKKDTSNHFHVFVGDLSPEITTDDVKAAFGPFGRISDARVVKDIATGKSKGYGFVSFFNKWDAENAIQQMGGQWLGGRQIRTNWATRKPPAPKTTYETNTKHLAFDEVVNQSSPSNCTVYCGGVSTGLTEQLMRQTFTPFGQIMEIRVFPDKGYSFVRFNSHEGAAHAIVSVNGTSIEGHMVKCYWGKETPDMISSMQQVQQVPQQNKVGFAAQPYGQYAQWYGNAQQIGQYVPNGWQVPTYGVYGQAQAWNQQGFQ is encoded by the exons ATGAATGGACGTAAAATTATGGGTAAG GAGGTTAAAGTCAACTGGGCCACAACGCCAAGCAGTCAGAAAAAAGACACAAGCA ATCATTTCCATGTCTTTGTTGGAGACCTCAGCCCCGAAATCACAACAGATGATGTCAAAGCTGCCTTTGGCCCGTTTGGGAGGATATC GGATGCTCGCGTGGTCAAAGATATTGCCACAGGGAAATCTAAAGGCTATGGTTTTGTCTCTTTCTTCAACAAGTGG GATGCAGAGAATGCCATTCAACAGATGGGTGGCCAATGGCTAGGCGGCAGACAGATCAGGACCAACTGGGCCACTAGAAAACCCCCAGCCCCTAAAACCACCTATGAAA CCAACACCAAGCACCTGGCCTTTGATGAGGTAGTGAACCAGTCAAGCCCCAGTAACTGCACTGTGTACTGTGGGGGAGTCAGCACCGGTCTAACAG AACAATTGATGAGACAGACCTTCACCCCCTTTGGACAAATCATGGAAATCCGTGTGTTCCCAGACAAAGGATATTCCTTTGTGAG GTTTAACTCTCACGAGGGAGCAGCCCATGCCATTGTGTCTGTGAATGGTACTTCGATAGAGGGACATATGGTGAAGTGTTACTGGGGTAAAGAGACCCCGGACATGATTAGCTCTATGCAGCAGGTTCAGCAAGTTCCCCAG CAGAACAAAGTGGGCTTTGCAGCCCAACCCTATGGCCAGTATGCACAGTGGTATGGCAATGCCCAGCAGATTGGCCAGTATGTCCCCAACGGGTGGCAGGTACCCACCTATGGCGTTTACGGCCAGGCCCAGGCCTGGAACCAGCAGGGTTTTCAGTAA